The Salvelinus alpinus chromosome 22, SLU_Salpinus.1, whole genome shotgun sequence DNA window CACATAAGATAAACTTGAACCTGTAATACTTCTCCTGTCTGGTATTCAGAGCCTCCTACCCCCTAGCCCTGTCTGGTATTCAGAGCCTCCTACCCCTGTCTGGTATTCAGAGCCTCCTAGCCCTGTCTGGTATTCAGAGCCTCTCCAGTGTTCTACAGCATAGGTAGGTCTCCTTACCCTCACCCCCTATCCCTTCCCTTACTCTCACCCCTATCCCTTCCCTTACCCTCACCCCTATCCCTTCCCTTACCCTCACCCCCTATCCCTTCCCTTACTCTCACCCCTATCCCTTCCCTTACCCTCACCCCTATCCCTTcccttaccctaacccctaccccttcCCTTACTCTCACCCCTATCCCTTCCCTTACCCTATCACCTACCTATCCCTTcccttaccctaacccctaccccttaccctaacccctaTCCCTTACCTCCACCCCTACCCCTGGTCATCTGATGGTGGTACTCTGCTTCATATGTTAACATGTATTTAACATTTATCTGTTCTTGTGGGTAAGTCTTTTATGACCTGATACTTCCCTTTTCCAATTAATTCTGTTGTTGTGGATCTGCATTGCATCACTatgttctgttgttgatttataaGAGCTGATGTAATGAAGGTACAGTATACCTTCTTCTTGCAACAACTGTCATTCTAGTGAAAGTGTTTTCTTACTGGTTCTATCCGTTGTAGTGACTCGTGGTTCTGGGGTTAGCATGGAAAGCTCGCCAAGCAACGTCTCTCACCAAACCCTCTACCTGAATGGATTCGGCAGTCTTCTACAGTATCGTCCTCTTCTCTTCGCCCCTTTCTTTTTGGTTTTTGTTTACTCTCTAGTTGCTAACTCTGCTCTCATTCTCGTGATTACCAAACAACACACGTTACACGCTCCTATGTATATCCTGATAGGAGCCATATCAGCTCTGGGTATTGCCGTGCCTGTGATGTTTGTACCTAGGATGCTGGTTAGTTTCCTATCTAACATTAACTTGATTTCCAGAGAGGAATGTCTCATTCAGATGTTTTGCATTCATTACTGTGCCTGTTTTCAATCCACTATCTTACTGGGGATGGCGATAGATCGTTACGTTGCTATCTGTCGTCCTCTGAGATACAACGAGTATATCGACGTGACTCATTCTCTCATTTTCAACGCCGTGTTTGTGATTCGAAACACTGTCGTGATTATTGTGATGGTTGGTTTGATAAAACCGCTGACGTTTTGCAAGTCCAATACGATGTACCATTGCTTTTGTGAACACACGTCAGTGGTTAGTCTGGCTTGTGGTAACGTTTCCAGAAACTACATTGCGGGTATAGTAGCCTTTTGTATACCGACTACTGACTGTGTTTTCATAGTGTATTCCTATGTGGTCATTTTTATGGCTATATTGAAATCACCATCAGGAGATTCGCGGCAGAAGGCCATTGATACCTGCAGTACTCATATCATGGTTATTTGTGTTGCTTATTTAAGTGCAATGACAGCGTTCATTGGCTATAGGGTGAGCGCTGTCCCTCCTGATTTCCgtgtgtttatcagtctgatgtaTCTTCTAGTTCCCGGCTGTTTTAATCCTGTCATATACGGTTATAGAACTAAAGAAATTAGAGCTCACTTACTTAAATATTTTACATGTAATAAAATAGACTTGTGATAATTGACGTGTGTTGTACTGAATACAATAAACCATGTTGTACTTGGAAATATatcgtttacattttttttttatgtctgtTTCAAACCTTGTTTATCATGTTTATGTGGGATCGGTTGAGTCTGATGTTCAGAGTGATGGAAGTAGCCTTGCATGAGTGTTTTTCGCTTGTGCGAGCTGAAGCGGCTCACAGGAGCAGGAGCCTacttcctgtttctgtagcgggtGGCACTTGATGTTCAAGTACACCACCTGGACAGGACGTTAGAGCCGCAGGGCCTTACAGAACAAaatctatctccttaatgctAAGTGCCAAGCAGAAACAGATTGTACATTTGTTTACAGTCTTGGGTATGTCTCGGCCCCGGGGATCGAACTCCCAACTTTTTAATATCAGAGAGGACACTCAGACTATAAGAACACTGAGTTGGTACTTAGAGTGATaggttgtttttcaatgttttGAGTTTAAACTGCAAAGGGAAGAGAATACAAAAAAAGGCATCTTTGATATTTTCGTTAAAAGACTCaggttacaattttttttttatgaaattAAACAATATAGCACATTACTTGTTATGAGtaatacatttaaatgtattgttttttgttgttgaaacatTACAAAGAATACTAATCTGTTTGGGGGTTTTGTTTGTGtaattttagcgccccaaaaaatATGGTAGATTTTTAAATCTgcctgccacagtggctggtggaccCAAAAAAGTTTACTTATTAAGGCCTAGTCCTATGCCTATATATTTGTTTTAAGACAAAGCAAAGAACTGATTGTCACCTCACAACGACTTGCTTCGTAGTTGCAGGTGTTGCAGGGAAAAAAAGGGTGTAGAGATTACAAGAGTGGGAAACAAGTGCAACAAAATGTACACTGTGACCTCACAAAGATATACACGAAGATCGTGTCTGCATAATTTAAACACCTAATTACAACGTGAAACGGTTTCACATATACCTGAATAACTACTGACACCAAATACAACCGACAAAAAATCCGAGCACTAGATGGCGGCAGCTGTAAAAAAAATACAGCTGCCGCCATCTAGACTAAAGTTCCTTTAGGAAAAATAAAGTTATTCTTAAACTAAATCAGAATAATCTTCCTTCGTATGTGCAGATCTGTGGACAAagacacaggacaggacaggaaggCTGTTGTTGAAAATCAAagacacaggacaggacaggacaggacaggacaggacaggacaggaaggCTGTTGTTGATAATCAAACTCACAggaaaggacaggacaggacaggacaggacaggacaggacaggacagtaataATTGTTGATAATTAATGGTCATAGTTAGAGAGTAATTCTTCACTGACTCCCAGTCGGCACATTTCATTGGCTAATTGGACTCCCAGTCACACTGTCTCATTGACTAATTGGCCCCTTGGTGATGTCACCATCCTCTGTGTCCAGTAGGACCGGCATGATGCCTCCTGGGTAATTTAGTGTGTAAATAAAAAGTGTTGACGCCGCAGCAGCACACCTATGATGTTCATTACAACGCCAATTAAACAATGACAATGACCATGTCAacatcatgttgggttagggatggtctccctactctctcatcatgttgggttagggatggtctccctgctttctcatcatgttgggttagggatggtctccctgctctctcatcatgttgggttagggatggtctccctactctctcatcatgttgggttagggatggtctccctactctctcatcatgttgggttagggatggtctccctactctctcatcatgttgggttaaggatggtctccctgctctctcatcatgttgggttagggatggtctccctactctctcatcatgttgggttagggatggtctccctgctctctcatcatgttgggttagggatggtctccctgctctctcatcatgttgggttagggatggtctccctactctctcatcatgttgggttagggatggtctccctactctctcatcatgttgggttagggatggtctccctactctctcatcatgttgggttagggatggtctccctgctctctcatcatgttgggttagggatggtctccctgctctctcatcatgtagggttagggttagggatggtctccctactctctcatcatgtagggttagggatggtctccctgctctctcatcatgtagggttagggatggtctccctgctctctcatcatgttgggttagggatggtctccctactctctcatcatgttgggttagggatggtctccctactctctcatcatgttgggttagggatggtctccttgctctctcatcatgttgggttagggatggtctccctgctctctcatcatgttgggttagggatggtctccctactctctcatcatgttgggttagggatggtctccctgctctctcatcatgttgggttagggatggtctccctactctttcatcatgttgggttagggttagggatggtctccctactctctcatcatgttgggttagggatggtctccctactctctcatcatgttgggttagggatggtctgcctactctctcatcatgttgggttagggatggtctccctactctctcatcatgttgggttagggatggtctccctgctctctcatcatgttgggttagggatggtctccctgctctctcatcatgttgggttagggatggtctccctgctctctcatcatgttgggttagggatggtctccctgctctctcatcatgttgggttagggttagggatggtctccctgctctctcatcatgttgggttagggatggtctccctactctctcatcatgttgggttagggatggtctccctgctctctcatcatgttgggttagggatggtctccctactctctcatcatgttgggttagggatggtctccctgctctctcatcatgttgggttagggatggtctccctactctctcatcatgttgggttagggatggtctccctgctctctcatcatgttgggttagggatggtctccctgctctctcatcatgttgggttagggatggtctccctactctctcatcatgttgggttagggatggtctccctactctttcatcatgttgggttagggttagggatggtctccctactctctcatcatgttgggttagggatggtctccctactctctcatcatgttgggttagggatggtctccctactctctcatcatgttgggttagggatggtctccctactctctcatcatgttgggttagggatggtctccctactctctcatcatgttgggttagggatggtctccctgctctctcatcatgttgggttagggatggtctccctgctctctcatcatgttgggttagggatggtctccctgctctctcatcatgttgggttagggatggtctccctactctctcatcatgttgggttagggatggtctccctactctctcatcatgttgggttagggatggtctccctactctctcatcatgttgggttagggatggtctccctgctctctcatcatgttgggttagggatggtctccctgctctctcatcatgtagggttagggttagggatggtctccctactctctcatcaTGTAGGAttagggatggtctccctgctctctcatcatgtagggttagggatggtctccctgctctctcatcatgttgggttagggatggtctccctactctctcatcatgttgggttagggatggtctccctactctctcatcatgttgggttagggatggtctccttgctctctcatcatgttgggttagggatggtctccctgctctctcatcatgttgggttagggatggtctccctactctctcatcatgttgggttagggatggtctccctgctctctcatcatgttgggttagggatggtctccctactctttcatcatgttgggttagggttagggatggtctccctactctctcatcatgttgggttagggatggtctccctactctctcatcatgttgggttagggatggtctgcctactctctcatcatgttgggttagggatggtctccctactctctcatcatgttgggttagggatggtctccctgctctctcatcatgttgggttagggatggtctccctgctctctcatcatgttgggttagggatggtctccctgctctctcatcatgttgggttagggttagggatggtctccctgctctctcatcatgttgggttagggatggtctccctactctctcatcatgttgggttagggatggtctccctactctctcatcatgttgggttagggatggtctccctactctctcatcatgttgggttagggatggtctccctgctctctcatcatgttgggttagggatggtctccctactctctcatcatgttgggttagggatggtctccctgctctctcatcatgttgggttagggatggtctccctactctctcatcatgttgggttagggatggtctccctgctctctcatcatgttgggttagggatggtctccctgctctctcatcatgttgggttagggatggtctccctactctctcatcatgttgggttagggatggtctccctactctttcatcatgttgggttagggttagggatggtctccctactctctcatcatgttgggttagggatggtctccctactctctcatcatgttgggttagggatggtctccctactctctcatcatgttgggttagggatggtctccctactctctcatcatgttgggttagggatggtctccctactctctcatcatgttgggttagggatggtctccctgctctctcatcatgttgggttagggatggtctccctgctctctcatcatgttgggttagggatggtctccctgctctctcatcatgttgggttagggatggtctccctactctctcatcatgttgggttagggatggtctccctactctctcatcatgttgggttagggatggtctccctactctctcatcatgttgggttagggatggtctccctgctctctcatcatgttgggttagggttagggatggtctccctactctctcatcatgtagggttagggatggtctccctgctctctcatcatgtagggttagggatggtctccctgctctctcatcatgttgggttagggatggtctccctactctctcatcatgttgggttagggatggtctccctactctctcatcatgttgggttagggatggtctccttgctctctcatcatgttgggttagggatggtctccctgc harbors:
- the LOC139549693 gene encoding olfactory receptor 52D1-like; this encodes MYILIGAISALGIAVPVMFVPRMLVSFLSNINLISREECLIQMFCIHYCACFQSTILLGMAIDRYVAICRPLRYNEYIDVTHSLIFNAVFVIRNTVVIIVMVGLIKPLTFCKSNTMYHCFCEHTSVVSLACGNVSRNYIAGIVAFCIPTTDCVFIVYSYVVIFMAILKSPSGDSRQKAIDTCSTHIMVICVAYLSAMTAFIGYRVSAVPPDFRVFISLMYLLVPGCFNPVIYGYRTKEIRAHLLKYFTCNKIDL